The following DNA comes from Enterobacter sp. SA187.
AACTGATGGACAGGTCAAATTCCCTGCCTGGTCGCCGTATCTGTAATAATAAATAATTGATTATTAAAGGAATCAAAGAAATGCAACTGAACAAAGTGCTGAAAGGGCTGATGCTCGCTCTGCCGGTTATGGCAATCGCAGCGTGTTCTTCTAACAAGAACGCAAGCAACGACCAGAGCGGCGAAGGCATGCTGGGTGCCGGCACTGGTATGGACGCTAACGGCGGCGGCAACATGTCTTCTGAAGAGCAGGCTCGTCTGCAGATGCAGCAGCTGCAACAGAACAACATCGTGTACTTCGATCTGGACAAGTACGACATCCGTTCTGACTTCGCTGCAATGCTGGACGCGCACGCTAACTTCCTGCGTAGCAACCCGTCTTACAAAGTCACCGTAGAAGGTCACGCTGACGAACGTGGTACCCCGGAATACAACATCTCCCTGGGTGAGCGTCGTGCTAACGCTGTTAAAATGTACCTGCAGGGTAAAGGCGTTACCGCTGACCAGATCTCTATCGTTTCTTACGGTAAAGAAAAACCAGCAGTACTGGGCCATGACGAAGCGGCTTACGCTAAAAACCGTCGTGCCGTACTGGTTTACTAAGAGAATTGCATGAGCAGTAACTTCAGACATCATCTGATGAGTCTGTCGTTACTGGTTGGCATAGCGGCCCCCTGGGCCGCTTTTGCTCAGGCGCCAATCAGTAGTGTCGGCTCAGGCTCGGTCGAAGACCGTGTCACCCAACTTGAGCGTATTTCTAACGCTCACAGCCAGCTTTTAACTCAGCTTCAGCAGCAACTTTCTGATAACCAGTCCGATATTGATTCCCTGCGCGGTCAGATCCAGGAAAGCCAGTATCAGCTGAGCCAGATGGTGGAACGCCAGAAGCAGATGCAGTCGCAGCTTGATGGTCTGAGCAGCGGTGGTGCCGCCGCACAGCCAGCGACAGGCGATCAAACAGGCGCAGCGACCGCGACGCCGAACGCCGGGGCGCAAACGCCATCAGCGCCGGTACAGAGCGGTGATGCTAATACGGATTACAATGCTGCTATTGCGCTGGTGCAGGATAAGTCCCGTCAGGATGAAGCCATTACCGCGTTCGGCAACTTCGTTAAAAATTACCCGGATTCCACTTACCAGCCGAACGCGAATTACTGGCTTGGTCAGCTGAATTACAACAAGGGTAAAAAGGATGATGCGGCGTTTTATTTTGCCTCCGTGGTAAAAAATTACCCGAAATCACCGAAAGCGCCGGACGCGATGTTTAAAGTCGGCGTGATCATGCAAGACAAAGGGGACACTGCAAAAGCCAAAGCGGTTTATCAGCAGGTGATCAGCAAGTACCCCGGCACTGAAGGCGCAAAACAAGCGCAAAAACGACTTAGTGCGATGTAATGAATGCTGCATGACCAGAAATCGCGGAATTTCTGGTCTTGTCGCATGAATCATAAGCAGTTAAGTGATCTATATCGAAATTTTTGTTGCGCCAGATTCATAAACCAGTAATATATGCCGCCGTTGCCACGGGATATGAGACATACCTGAAGCAGCGCAAAAAAGCGTTATAGTGGGTCGTTAGCTCAGTTGGTAGAGCAGTTGACTTTTAATCAATTGGTCGCAGGTTCGAATCCTGCACGACCCACCAATCTTTCGATTGAACGCAGTAGTAACAGAATGATGAGTAATTTGAGTGGGTGATTAGCTCAGTTGGTAGAGCATCTCCTTTACACGGAGGGGGTCGGCGGTTCGAGCCCGTCATCACCCACCA
Coding sequences within:
- the pal gene encoding peptidoglycan-associated lipoprotein Pal, translated to MQLNKVLKGLMLALPVMAIAACSSNKNASNDQSGEGMLGAGTGMDANGGGNMSSEEQARLQMQQLQQNNIVYFDLDKYDIRSDFAAMLDAHANFLRSNPSYKVTVEGHADERGTPEYNISLGERRANAVKMYLQGKGVTADQISIVSYGKEKPAVLGHDEAAYAKNRRAVLVY
- the cpoB gene encoding cell division protein CpoB — its product is MSSNFRHHLMSLSLLVGIAAPWAAFAQAPISSVGSGSVEDRVTQLERISNAHSQLLTQLQQQLSDNQSDIDSLRGQIQESQYQLSQMVERQKQMQSQLDGLSSGGAAAQPATGDQTGAATATPNAGAQTPSAPVQSGDANTDYNAAIALVQDKSRQDEAITAFGNFVKNYPDSTYQPNANYWLGQLNYNKGKKDDAAFYFASVVKNYPKSPKAPDAMFKVGVIMQDKGDTAKAKAVYQQVISKYPGTEGAKQAQKRLSAM